The Raphanus sativus cultivar WK10039 chromosome 2, ASM80110v3, whole genome shotgun sequence genome includes a region encoding these proteins:
- the LOC108842361 gene encoding basic leucine zipper 8 produces the protein MDGFVYNLPGANPNQQFFNNQVPLVNLSATSDESNRSADDDEKKQRRKVSNRESARRSRMRKRRHLNELWSMLVHLINENRCLIDELSRANEGNENVVEENKKLREENSNLRKMIGEIGF, from the coding sequence ATGGATGGTTTTGTCTATAACCTTCCGGGCGCAAACCCCAATCAACAGTTCTTTAATAACCAAGTTCCACTTGTAAACTTGTCTGCCACGTCAGACGAGTCTAACCGGAGTGCagatgatgatgagaagaagCAAAGAAGGAAGGTTTCGAATCGCGAGTCAGCTCGGAGATCGCGTATGCGAAAAAGGCGACACCTGAACGAGCTGTGGTCCATGCTTGTTCACCTCATTAACGAGAATAGATGTCTGATCGATGAGCTAAGCCGAGCCAATGAGGGCAACGAGAATGTTGTTGAAGAGAACAAGAAACTTCGGGAAGAAAATTCCAATTTGAGAAAGATGATTGGTGAGATAGGTTTCTAA